From a single Nymphaea colorata isolate Beijing-Zhang1983 chromosome 4, ASM883128v2, whole genome shotgun sequence genomic region:
- the LOC126410004 gene encoding uncharacterized protein LOC126410004 has translation MSDPAWQWCTRVNPKNRLRVKCNYCKQIISGGISRFKHHIAGTHSDVAACNGSQEIPLPAYVKHQCQQLLDAVKASRIEKDMEDAEEGYGDPHEGEESEGEDVQLEQEDVGVSLETTKGKGIMHGGGSSATRKRRGASVSSVSRGRGRSQGRTGGGRVPTMKSSNMSGSIKNFFPNYTAAGAQPEIRIAMQSKDIIEAADETIGRWFYDASIPFNAANSYHYQPIADAIASVGRGYKMPSFHKLRGKILNNIVRDVKTYCDELKLSWKATGCSVMADGWTDIKNRTLVNFLVYCPLGTMFLKSVDLSDTPKTADVLFGIFDKVIEEVGPENVVQFITDNAANYKAAGEMLAARYGTFYWSPCAAHCVNLMLQDLGERDDMKLTVHRCQEITKFIYNHAYVLNLMRKFTNGAELIRPAQTRFATNVLTVQGIVKQRTSLRQMFSSDDWAAYPHAYKRKATTVVDTIFDVDFWESCVHLLKICVPLVKVLRLVDSEDRPSIGYLYESMDRAKEAIRDNMKGKKKLYMPIWKIIDERWSGQLHRPLHAAAYYLNPAIRYLPTFKKDREVEYGMLDCIDVLVSDSKEQDTIHMSINKYDTASGTMARDTAVRCRTTMRPDLWWERFGPDCPELRKLAIRILSQTCSQTCSATGCERNWSVFQHIHSKKRNRLEHKRLNDLVYVRYNMKLRQRQLETTSTRKHHNQYDPIFIDHFDILDSWVEEEPAAILDEDDLDFLNVEGAAEIVEEGEVGSEQWNVGDIPFATEGIEEEVIEENEDDDEE, from the exons atgtcggatcctgcatggcagtggtgtacaagggtgaatcccaaaaatagattaagagttaagtgcaattattgtaagcaaatcatatcaggagggatttctcgctttaaacaccatatagctggtacacacagcgatgtggctgcttgcaatggctcccaagagatcccattgccagcgtatgtaaagcaccagtgtcagcaacttcttgatgcagtgaaagcaagtaggattgaaaaggacatggaagatgcggaggaaggatatggggacccacatgaaggagaagaaagtgaaggtgaagatgttcaacttgaacaagaagatgttggtgtcagtttggaaacaactaaagggaaaggcatcatgcatggtggtggttcttctgcaaccagaaaaagaagaggtgcaagtgtaagttcagtttcacgaggacgtggcagaagtcagggtcgtactggtggtggtagagtacctactatgaagtcgagcaatatgtctggttcgatcaagaatttttttcccaattatactgctgctggtgctcagcctgagattcgtatagccatgcaatcaaaggatattattgaagcagcagatgaaaccataggaaggtggttctatgatgcatccattcccttcaatgcagcaaactcttatcattatcagcctatagcagatgcgattgctagtgtagggcgagggtataaaatgccctcttttcataaattgcgaggtaaaattctcaacaatatagttagagatgtgaagacatattgtgatgaactaaaattgagctggaaagctacaggatgcagtgtaatggcagatgggtggacagacatcaagaacagaacattggtaaacttccttgtatattgccctcttggtactatgttcttaaaatctgttgatttgtctgatactcctaagactgctgatgtgttgtttgggatttttgataaagttatagaagaagttgggcctgaaaatgtcgtacaatttatcactgataatgcagcaaattataaagctgcaggtgaaatgttagcagcacgatatgggacattttattggagtccatgtgctgctcactgtgtaaatcttatgcttcaggatcttggtgaaagggatgatatgaagttgacagttcacagatgccaagaaatcacgaagtttatttacaatcatgcttatgtcttgaatttgatgaggaaattcacaaatggggctgaattgattcgacctgcacaaacacggtttgctacaaatgttttgactgtgcagggtatagtcaagcaaagaacttctctcaggcagatgttttcaagtgatgattgggctgcatatccacatgcctataaaagaaaggctacgacagttgtggataccatcttcgatgttgacttttgggaatcatgtgtgcacttattgaagatttgtgtacctctagtgaaagtcctcagattagttgatagtgaagatagaccttctattggatatttatacgagtctatggatagagccaaggaggccattagagataatatgaagggaaaaaagaagttgtacatgcctatatggaagattatagatgaaaggtggtctggacaacttcatcgcccacttcatgcagcagcctactacctaaatcctgctattagatatcttcccacttttaagaaggacagagaggtcgagtatggcatgttggattgcatTGATGTGTTAGTAAGTGACAGTAAAGAACAAGACactatccatatgtcgatcaacaaatatgatacggcttctggtaccatggcgagagacacagcagttcgatgcaggacaactatgcgtccag atttgtggtgggaaaggtttgggcctgattgcccagaattaaggaagcttgcaattagaatcctcagtcaaacatgtagtcaaacatgtagtgcaactggatgtgaaagaaattggagtgtatttcagcacatccatagtaagaagaggaataggctggaacataaaaggttgaatgaccttgtttatgttcgttataatatgaagttgagacaaag gcaactagaaacaacatctacgaggaagcatcacaatcaatatgatcctatcttcattgaccattttgatatattagattcttgggttgaagaagaaccagctgcaatacttgatgaggacgatcttgattttttgaatgttgaaggagcagcagagattgttgaagaaggagaggttgGGTcggagcaatggaatgttggtgacattccatttgcaacagaggggatagaagaagaagttattgaagaaaatgaagatgatgatgaagaatga